GCCGACGGTCGCGAGGAACTTCGCGAAGTCACGCCGCCGGAGTTCGGCCCGCGCGTCGCTGTAGAGGCTCTGGCGGGTCGCCGGGGTCTCGCTACAGCCGCAGTCCTCGGTCTCGTCGTCGGGTTTCGGGTAGTCCATCAGTCGTGCCTCCTGTATTCCGCGACCTCGACGTGTGGCATGAACCAGGCGTAGTACGCGACCGTCGACAGCGCCAGCGAGACGAACATCCCCGTGGCGTACAGCCCGAAGTACTGGGTCCGGGCCAGAGTCAGGTACTCGCCGGTGAACAGCGCCGCGAAGACGATCGAGAGGACGGTCAACCCGCCCATCGCGACCAGCCCCTCGATGGCGTCCGAGGCGTCGTGGTACTCGACGACCCAGCGGTTGTCCGATTCGAGCCACGGCAGGCTCGCCGTGAGTTGCCCGCCGTCGGCCACGGGCGCTTCCTCCGGTGGTCGGACGGCCCGGTTCATGAACTGGTGAGCGCCGGCCAGGACGCCGACGAGGCCGAAGAGCGCGACCCAGACGACGACCCCGACCTGGCTGGGCGAGAGCTTGTTCGGCGTGTCGATCGGCCCCTCCAGCGGTCGGAGGTCAGTGACGCTCTCGTCGATCGCGATCTCCTCGGAGGGTGGTTCGCCGTGTAAGGCGACGTACCACATCGGAAGCAACACCGTGGTCACCAGCAGGACGATGAGTATCGTGTTCCGTCTCATGGGTTGGGTGAGGGCTGGTATGATAGTCCGCTGACTGTTCGGTCCGGTCCCTCGTATCCGGCTCTTGCAAGACGACGACGGTGAACGTCAGACCAAACATCTCGGGTATTTTTTAAGGGGAATTCCGCGCCGAACATGTTCGCACTGGATTATTTCACTCGAACCGGTCGATATCCCGACAGATGTCCCGGCGGGTGCTCGCGGAGGTAGAAGTGGTCGACCCACAGGCGTGCCAGGTCCAGCCCCACGCCAGCGAGGAGCGGCACGTCGCTTCTGTCTCCCGGAGCGCGCTTGGCGGTGACGAGGGTGAGGTCGTCGAGGAGTTCACGCTGGTCGCCGACGGCGATTCCCCACCATCACCGGACGACCACGCGAACGTCCAGGAGGTGTTCGATTACGACCAGGGACGGATCTACCGCCTCCATCGACAGGCTGGACAGGGGTGTGTCTGTGAGCGGATCGAGCGAGCGGGCTGTGTCGTCCAGGAGTTAAGCGCCACCGAGCGGTCCCTGACGGTGACCTTCCTGGTCGAGGACGTGGCCACGCTCAGGGACGTGATCGGCGACCTCCAGTCGACGGGCGAGTGCGTCAGCCTCCGGCGGCTTGTCGAGACCGACGACTCGCTGGACCGGAGCCGACCCGTCGTCCTCGACCGGGAGAAACTGACCGGCCGCCAGCGGGAGGTCCTGGAACGCGCCCACGAGATGGGCTACTTCGAACACCCGCGGACGGCCAACGCGGGCGAGGTCGCGGACGACCTGGGGATCACGACGGCGACGTTCACCGAACACCTCGCGGCCGCCCAGCGGAAGGTGTTCGGCGACCTCCTGGACGAGCCGTGACCGCCGACAGTTTTCCGTCTCTCGGCCCCACAACACGGTATGGGAGACGACCACGGCGATCACGATCACACGCAAAACCGCCACGAGCACACCGACCACGACAATCACGACCACCACGGAGACGACCGTGAAACGGTCGATATCGGCGTCCTGACTGTCTCGTCCTCGCGGACACTAGCGGACGATCCCAGCGGTGACACAGTCGAGACCGTCTGTGGAGACGCAGGCCACGAGGTCACCGATCGTCGGCTCGTCACCGACGACGCGGACGCCATCGCCGAGGCCGTCGCCGGGTTGCTCGACGACGGCGCCGACGTAGTGGTCACGACCGGCGGGACCGGCCTCACCGCCGACGACGTGACCGTCGACGCGGTCGGGGACCTCTTCGATCGCTCGATCCCCGGTTTCGGGGAGCTGTTCCGCTGGCTGTCCTACGAGGAGGTCGGCCCGATGGCGATGGCATCCCGTGCGACCGCCGGTGTCGTCGGGGACCGACTCGTGTTCTGCCTCCCCGGCAGCGAGAACGCTGCCCGGACTGGGACGGAAGAACTGATCGCGCCGGCGGTCGGGCACCTGCTCGGCCTCGTCCGGCAGTGACCAGACCCGCACGGTTTTGAGGCCAGTCGCGCTAGCGGCGACCATGACCGAGGAGTTCACACACGTCGACGAGGACGGCGACGCCCAGATGGTCGATGTCGGTGAGAAAGCCGAAAGCGAGCGCCGGGCCGTCGCCCGGGGCGCGATTCGACTGACCGACGGGACGCTCGCAGCTATCGAGGCCGACGACGTGGAGAAGGGTGACGTGTTGACGACCGCCCGGATCGGTGCCATCCAGGCGGTCAAACACACCTGGGAGACGATCCCGATGTGCCACCAGATCCCCATCACGAACGTCGAGACGGAGTTCTCGGTCGGCGACGACCGGGTAGAACTCACCGTCGCCGTCGAGACGGTCGGCAAGACCGGCTGTGAGATGGAGGCTCTCGAAGGCGTCACGACGGGACTGAACGTCGTCTGGGATATGGTGAAGGCGAACGAGAAAGACGACGACGGCCAGTACCCCGGGACAGCCATCGAGGGGGTCGAGGTCGTCGAGAAGTCGGTCGAACGGCCCTGACCGCGTTCGGAAACACATACCTGTTCGCGTCCGATAGACGGTCACATGCAGGTCCTGGGAATCGTCGGCCACTCCGACGCCGGGAAGACCACCCTCGTCGAGCGGCTGACCGAGCGACTCTCCGAGCGCGGGCGGGTCGCGACGGTCAAACACTGTACCCATCCGCCGGACGTCGACACGGAGGGGAAAGACACCGCCCGCCACCGCGGTGCTGGTGCCAGCGAGACCGTCGCGCTGACCGACGACGGGGCGTGGTTCGCGACCGGCGAGCAGCGGTCGCTGACCGAGACACTGGACGAACTGGCCCCGGAGTACGACTACGCGCTGGTCGAAGGGTACAGCGACGCGTCGATCCCGAAGGTCGTCCTGGGCGACCGCGAGGCGGCCGACCCGGTCGTCCACCGCGCCGACAGCGGTGGCGCGGCCGATCTCGATGCTGTCGTCGACGCCATGCTGGACCGCGACCCGTACGTTACGCTGGAGGCGCTAGTCGGGGAAGTAAAGCGCTCCGCGGACGAGGATCGCGCCGGAGCGATCGCCACGTTCACCGGGCGGGTTCGAGCACGGGACAGTCCCGACGACCCGCCGACGGAGTTCCTGGAGTTCGAGCGCTACGACGAGGTCGCCGCCGACCGGATGGCAGAGTTACAGCGTTCACTAGAGGACCGCGACGGCGTCTACGCCGTTGCCCTCCACCACAAGACCGGTGTCGTCAAGGCCGGCGAGGACATCGTCTTCGTGGTCGTGCTGGCGGGCCACCGGGGGGAGGCGTTCCGCGCCGTCGAAGACGGGATCAACCGCCTCAAGGAGGAGGTCCCGCTGTTCAAGAAGGAAGTGACGGTCGAAGACGAGTTCTGGGCACACGACCGGTAGCTTCGATGGGCGTCTCGTCGTATCGCGCGTGGACGGAGTGTCAGCCGACGGTACATTTATTACCTAGTGATATTACCTAGTGGTACATGACGCAACTCGATGCCGCCAGGGCGGGAACGATCACCGACGCGATGGAACGGGTCGCCGAACGCGAGCGGGTCGATCCCGAGTTCGTCCGGCAACAGGTCGCCGACGGGCAGGCCGTGATCCCCACGAACGTCAACCACGATCGTCTGGACCCGATGGTGATCGGCCGTGAGTTCGCCACGAAAGTGAACGCGAACATCGGAAACAGCGAGGAGTCGGGCGATTCGGAGACCGAACTGGAGAAACTCCACACGGCCGTCCACCACGGGGCCGACACCGTGATGGACCTCTCGACGGGCAGCGATCTCGACGAGATCCGGACCGCGAACCTGGCCCACTCACCGGTCCCGATCGGGACCGTCCCGATCTACGAGGCGGTCACACGGGTCGAGGACCCGACCGAGTTGACGACAGAGCGGTTGCTGTCGGTGATCGAGAAGCAGGCCCAGCAGGGGGTCGACTACATGACGATCCACGCCGGCGTCCGACTGGAACACCTGCCGCTGACCGACGGCCGTACCACCGGGATCGTCTCCCGTGGCGGGTCGATCCTGGCGAAGTGGATGGAGGACAACCAGGCCGAGAACCCGCTGTACACGGCGTTCGACGAGATCTGTGCGATCCTGTCCGAGTACGACGTGACGATCAGTCTCGGTGACGGACTGCGTCCGGGTTCGTTGGCCGACGCCGGCGATCCGGCACAGTACGCGGAACTGGAGACGCTGGGCGAACTCACACGGCGGGCCTGGGACCACGGCGTCCAGGTCATGGTCGAGGGGCCGGGTCACGTTCCGATGGACGAGATCGCCGGGCAGGTCGAACGTCAGCAGTCAGTCTGTGACGGCGCACCGTTCTACGTCCTCGGGCCGCTCGTGACCGACATCGCGCCCGGGTACGACCACATCACCAGTGCCATCGGTGCCACGGAAGCGGCACGGGCCGGCGCGGCGATGCTGTGTTACGTCACCCCGAAAGAACACCTCGGTCTCCCCGACGCCGAGGACGTCCGCGACGGACTCGCAGCGTATCGGATCGCTGCCCACGCCGCCGACGTGGCGAACGGCCGCGAGGGTGCCCGCGAGTGGGACGACGCGCTCTCGGAAGCACGGTACGCCTTCGACTGGCAGCGACAGTTCGAACTGGCGCTGGACCCGGAGCGAGCGCGGGCGTTCCACGATCAGACGCTCCCGGGGGACAACTACGAGACGGCCCGGTTCTGTTCGATGTGTGGTGTCGAGTTCTGTTCGATGCGGATCGACCAGGACGCTCGCGACGAGGGCGGGATGGACGAGATCGAGATCGACGACACGGACGGGACCGACCCGGAGACCTCCCAGGCAGCGGCCGTGAACCGGCCACCGGTCGGGACCCACGACACAGCGGCGGGTCCGACAGACAGTCCCGGAGCCGACGACTGAGCGAGATCCCCCACTCAGCCGATAGTTCTTTATATACAGGTCGTGTACGGTGGAACGATGTCGAAGAAACTACTCGGGCTCATCGCCCTCGTCGGGGTCATCGGCCTCGCGTACGCCTACAGTCGTTGACAGCAGTATCGCTCCCAAACACGTTTCCGAACCCTTACCGGGGTGAGTGACCTATGCGTCGCCATGTACGGCGTCGTCACGCGAAACGAAGAGGAGACAGCGTGGTCGGAGTTCGACCGAGCCTTCTACGAGGTCAAGGACGTGACCGGCCGGGCGGCCGAACCCATCGCGGGCGCGGTCAACATGGTATCGTGTTTCGGGGACAACGCCGTCGAAGGCGAGGATGAGTTGCTGGCCTTCGACGACGAAGGGACTGCAGCCACCCGGAACGAACCGTACTTCGACTGGACCTACGTCTGTCCGACCCACGAGCGCTATCGGGACGGCCTCCTCGATATCATCGCCGACGCCGCCGAGGTAAACGGTGACGTCCGTCTCGACGATGTCGGCTTTCCACGCGAGGAGTACTGCTACTGCGACCGGTGTGAGCGACTCTTCGCGGAGAGCGACTTCGAGGAATGGTCGGCCTGGCGGACGAACGTCATCACCGAGTTCGTCGCCGACGCCCGCGAGCGGGTCCCCGGTGACCTCTATCTCACGCTGTATCCCGACCCGTACCCCGGCCACCTCGAAGCCCGGAGCGGCCTCGACGTCGACGCCGTCGGCGAGTTCGTCGACGAGTTCGTCGTTCCGATTTACGATATGGCCTACTCGACGACCTACTGGCTGGAGATCCTCGCGAAGGGGTTCCGCGACGAACTCGGCGGTCCGTTCAGCATCGAGTTGTACGCCGTCGACGTCGACATCGACGACCTGAGCAAAGCAGCCGAGGTGGCCGGCGAGTACGCCGAGACCGTGCTGTTCGGCTACGACGCCAGCAACGCCCGGGCGACGGTCCGACGACTCGACGCCGACGCCCGCGAGGGGCAGTCCTTCGGCCCCGAGTAGGGGACGACGGTGGTATTCGGACGATCAGCGGAACCGACGATCACGCCACTGCTGGATCTCCTCGCGATCGCGGGTGTCGTCCGGGAGTTCGTCGAACCACTGGGCGTCGCTGATCTCCTGGTCCGGGTCCGCCACTCGTGGGGTCGTCGTCTCCGCACGGGTCTCGAAGACGGGGAGGACGCCCCAGGCCATGTTGTCGTCGTAGTAGAACTCGACGCGGCCCAGGAGTCCGAGTCCCTCGATCGTCCCTTCGATACCGCCCTCCTCGGAGAGTTCCCGCAGCGCGGCCTCCCGGAACGACTCGCTCCCGTCGAGTTCGCCACCCGGGAGCACCCACTTGTCGACGCCCTCGTGACGGACCAACAGGAGGGCACCGTCGGGTCGGTAGACCAGCGTGTGTGCCCCGTACGGTGCCCCGTGGTCGCGGGCGGCTTCCGCGACCGTCCGGAAGCGCGGCCTGGAGACGCGCCGGTGGCGGCTGAACTCGACGGCTGGATCGTACTCCTCCAGCAGGTGGTGGTACGTCTGTTCGGCCTCCTGGCTGGCCACGTCCGAGAGATACCAGAGGTTGTCGACGGTCATCAGTGGTCGTCACGGACTGGCTGGCATGGCGGTCCCAACGACTGTCCGAGAGGGAGCGAAGAGCAGGTCATACGAGGGGGTACGGCGGAGGCCGTTATAAGTCTTCGACACCCTCACCGGCGCGAATCAGTCCCTTTTTGAGCAGTCACCGAGTACCGCCGCCCATGGCATTCGAAGAGGACGATACCGTGATTCTGCACGACGAGCACAGTGACTACGACGGCCAGGAGGGAACCGTCACACAGGTCGTCGAGACCATGTTCGGCGACGCCAACTACACGGTCTCCTTCGAGGACGGTCAGGAACAGGGCGTTCCCGAAGACAACCTCGAAGCAGCGGAGTAAGGCTCGATGTCGTCGGTTCCGTTCCACTACGTCGATCTCCGGACGTTCTGTTATGCGACCGAGGACGACCGGCGGGTCGAGGACGCGCTTCGGACGTTTCTCCCCGAAGAGTACCCGATCGAGCGATCCCAGAGCGAGGGTCACTACGGCGACCGAATCGTCGTCCTCTCGGCTCGCGTTGAGAACGCCGACGAGATCCGTCACGTGCTCTCACAGGTCGCGACGCTTTCGGACATCGACGCGGTGAAAGCGGAACTCGACGACCGGGTCGACGACAACTGCTCGTTTTTCCTCACGTTCGACAAGCAGGCCGCTTTCCGCGGGGAGGTCACCCGCGGTGACGGCATCACACTCCGGGCAAAGGTCGAGGCGTACCCGGCGAAACGGGAACACGCCGTGGCCAACGCCCGCGAACTGTTCGAGGAACTGTGATGTACGAGGCCATCCACGCCCGCCCGGACGGTGAGAGTACGGTCGCCCGACAGGCGCTGACAGCCAGCGAGTACGGCTACGACGGCATCGTCGTCCGGAACCACGGCGACAATCAGGCGTCCTACGATCCCGGACGGATCGCCGACGCCTACGACATCGACGTGGCGACCGGGATCGAGATCAGGGCCGACGATCCCTCCCGTGCGAGCGGGTTCCTCGGGAACTACCGACCCGACCGGACGATCGTCGCCGTCCACGGTGGGACGACCGCGATGAACCGGTTCGCGGTCGAGCAACCCGCAGTGGACGTGTTGGCCCATCCGATGCGGGGAAGCGGCGATTTCAACCACGTGCTCGCGACGGCCGCCGCCGACAACGGTGTCAGAGTCGAATTCTCGCTCGGGGCGGTCGTCGGCCAGTCCGGCGGGAGCCGGGTCCGTGCGATCCAGGGGCTGCGCAAACTCCGGGACCTCGTCGAGGACGCCGACGCACCCTACGTCGTCTCTGTCGACCCGTCGAATCACCTCGAACTCCGGGCTCCGCGAGATCTCGTCACACTCGGTGAACGCATCGGCTTCGAGCCGACGGAGATGGAGGACGGCCTCGCCGAATGGGGCCGTCTCGTCGACCGGAACCGCGAGCGCCGCTCGGACCGGTTCATCGAGCCAGGTGTCAGTATCGACGAGTAGTTCGTTGGGTTCCCCGAACAGTCGAAACGCGGGCTATGCGGCCTTCGCTGTCCGTAAATTCCAGACAACGGGCGAAAGGATTTTTATCCGCGCGACGAATACACGAGTCCATGGTGCAAAAGGTGAGTCGACCGTTCGGGGTAACGGTCGCAGGGGGATTCATGGCCCTTGAGGGGGGCCGACAGCTGGTGCACGGGACCATGGTCTACCACGGTCTTCTCACCGGCACCAGCAGTCCGGTTCTGCTGGCGCTGGTCTTTGCCGGACTCAGTGTCGTACTGGGTGGCATCCTCATGGTCGCAGCGTACGGGATATTTACAAACGGCAACTGGGGGCGGGGCCTCGGTGGGGGTGGACTCGTCCTGGTTGGACTCCTGTCGCTCGGCTGGATGTTGCTGACGAGTGACCTGCTGTTCGTCGTCGAGGCCGTCTTGGACTTCCTGGTCGCCGGCTACCTCTTCTCCGGCCGGTCGGCCATCGACGAGGGGCGACCCGACATCGACGACACGGACAACTCACAGACCGTCGGACTCCCGTAACGGTCGACACCGACGTGTTCTTGTGCCCGCTGTCCCCAGTGCCGGGTATGGCATACTGGGTCGGTTTCTCGGAGGGGTGTGGCCGATGAAACACCTCCCCAAGCACCTCCGTCCGCGCTGGCGGTATCTAGCCGTCGCCATCGAGAGCTGGCCCGACACCGAGATCGACAGGCGGTCGTTCCAGCGCTCGGTGTGGTACGCAGCACAGAACCTCCTCGGTGATATCGGGAGCGCAAAGACGGACATGAACGTCGTCGACTTTGCCTTCGCCGAGGGGGCGGGTCACGCGATCGTCCGTGTCCGCAGGGGCCGGGTCGACGAGGCGCGCTCCGCGCTCACAGCGCTCGGAGGCATCGACGGGGAACACGTCGGTATCCGAGTCCGTGGAATCAGCGGGACGATGCGTGCCTGTGAAGAAAAGTATATACGCGGGCCGGCGGAACCTTCCGCCCAGAGACAGGTCGTGTTCGAGGACGTGACACGGAACGCAGTCGTTCGGGGTCGTCGGATCGATGTCCGGACGGACGACGCGTTCGCGGGGGCGACCGAACTCGATCTCAAATAACTATGCAGGGACAAAACCAACAGCAGGCGTACGACCGCGGGATCACAATCTTCTCTCCGGACGGCCGTCTCTATCAAGTCGAATACGCACGCGAAGCCGTCAAGCGCGGCACCGCGAGCATCGGTGTCCGGACGGCCGACGGCGTCGTACTCGCCGTCGACAAGCGTATCCGCTCGCCACTGATGGAGCGGTCCTCGGTCGAGAAGATCCACAAGGCAGACGACCACATCGGGATCGCCTCGGCCGGCCACGTCGCCGACGCTCGACAACTGATCGATCTCGCTCGACGACAGGCACAGGTCAACCAGCTCCGGTACGGCGAGCCGGTCGGCGTCGAGACACTCACCAAAGAGATCACCGACTACATCCAGCAGTACACGCAGGTCGGCGGCGCCAGACCGTTCGGCGTCGCGCTCATCATCGGCGGGATCGCCGACGGCGAACCCCGGCTCTACGAGACCGATCCGTCGGGGACGCCCTACGAGTGGAAGGCACTGGCTGTCGGTGCCGACCGGGGTGACATCCGCGACTACCTCGAAGAACACTACGACGAGGGGATGGAACTGGACGCCGGCGTCGACCTCGCGCTCGAAGCGCTGGCCTCGGTCGCCGAAGACGGACTCTCGCCGGAGGGGATCGGCGTCGCGACGATCGACGTCGAAACGGAGACCTTCCACGAACTGACCGACGACGAGAAAGCGGCCCACATCGAATCGGGCGACCTGGCGGGCTCCGATAGCGAGGACGAAGACGAGGACCAGCCCGAGTAACCAATCGTTCAACCGACACCGGCGCTAGAATTAAACCGCCGGGTCGCAAACCGTCGGGTATGGACTGTCCACGGTGTGGGGACCCGCTCGAATCCTATCGACTCGGCGATTCGGAGACGGTAGCGTGTGGGAACTGTTCGTACCTGGGGGTCCCCGTCGACCACAAGAGCGAGAGCCGTCGACGTGAGTCCTGGGACGACGCACTGGACCGGTTCAACGACCAGAAACAGACGGTCAAGAAGGTCACGGAGATCTCGGATACCGACGTGTTTTCGACGGTGACGGACGGGGCAGAGACGACAGCGGAAGAGCCGGATCGGGAGACGGGAGAATCCGAAGCCGGTGACGACACTGACGACATGGCAGCCGACCGTGAGACGACAGAGACCGGCGACACTGTCGACGACGACTCCGCCGAGGACCCACCGTCCGACGAGAGCAGGGAGCCGGCGTCTGCCGACGCAGGCAACTGAACCCTCCACCGCGATCAGTCCCTCGTGTTCCGGTCGAACGCTTTTCTGCGAGGGGGATGGTGGGCGGGGAAAACAGGCGGCCACCCGAACCCGGGCGGGCCTCGACTCGCCTCAGTCGTCAGATTGGGCTTCGACTTCCTCTTCGTCGGCAGCGTTGCCCGAGTCGCGTTGCTCTTCTTCGTCCGAGCGAGCGGCGACGAGGGCACCGCGCGAGACGCTGTACATCGGTTCGTCGGCGTGACGGACTTCGCTGATCGAGAACGGAATGTCGGCGTCGTCGAGGTGCTGTTTGAACAGTTTCGTGAAGCCATTCGGTGAGGAGGTCCCGCCGGTGACGACAACGGGGACGTCGAGTCCCTCCTCGATGTCTTCCTCGTCGACTTCCTGTGCGATCTTTTCGATGACGTAGTCCAACAGGTTCTCGTAGTAGATCGAGAGGGCGCCTTCGACACCGCCGACATCGGTCTCGAAGTCGAGTTCGAAGTCGTCCTCTTTGATCGAAGTGACCTTGTCGACCTGTGTCCCGGTCGCCTGGGCGGCCTGTTCGTCGACCCAGTCGCCACCGCGGGCGACGGAGAACTTCATCACGGGAACGGCGTAGTACGACAGGCAGACGTTGGTCATCCCGGCACCGAAGCTGATCCCCAGCCCGGTGAAGTCGTTGTCGGCGAGGTCGGAGTAGATGACCGCCATCCCCTCGTTGATGGGTTCGGCGTCGTACCCCATGTCGTCGAGGAACGACTCGATGGTCTTCTGGTGGTACAGCGTCGACAGGTCCGAGTCCATCGGGTCGGCCGGCGAGGAGAAGAACAGCTTCTCGTTGGGGTACTCCGGCGAACCGACGACCTGTTCGATGATGAGCTTCATCATCGGGATCGCGGACTTCTCGTCAGAGGAGAGGATCCCCTGTGACATCGGGCGGCGTGTCTCCTGGTTGAAGATGTTCGCGAAGTTCAGGGCGTCGTCGCCAAGCACGTAGACGTCGTCGTCCTTGCGGATGTGGAGTACGTCCGACCGGGAGAGCATCTGCTCCGCCATGTCGCTGTACTCGATTTCTACGAAGGAGTTTCGCTGTTGGACGAAGACCGTCTCGTTCCCTTCTTGCTGTGCGGAGATGATATTCATCGTACCGACGTCGAGGCCTTTTGCCATAAGTAGCTCACAAATACCTGCGTAACATCGTGTAATAAAAGTACGTATCTGCCAAGATAATGACTGGACATCGGTCGACTGACGAGGGGTGTTCGCGGAACTTCCGCAGTCGAACCCGATACGGGGTCGCCACGGGAACTGCTATCGGGACTCGCGTATGATCAAAGCTGACATGTACTACGATCGGCCCAGTAGCCGAGCGGCCCGGCCGAGGACACCTTCCAGAACAGTCTCGTCGCTCTCGCTGGCTGC
Above is a window of Haloarcula halophila DNA encoding:
- a CDS encoding helix-turn-helix domain-containing protein, whose translation is MSRRVLAEVEVVDPQACQVQPHASEERHVASVSRSALGGDEGEVVEEFTLVADGDSPPSPDDHANVQEVFDYDQGRIYRLHRQAGQGCVCERIERAGCVVQELSATERSLTVTFLVEDVATLRDVIGDLQSTGECVSLRRLVETDDSLDRSRPVVLDREKLTGRQREVLERAHEMGYFEHPRTANAGEVADDLGITTATFTEHLAAAQRKVFGDLLDEP
- a CDS encoding MogA/MoaB family molybdenum cofactor biosynthesis protein; translation: MGDDHGDHDHTQNRHEHTDHDNHDHHGDDRETVDIGVLTVSSSRTLADDPSGDTVETVCGDAGHEVTDRRLVTDDADAIAEAVAGLLDDGADVVVTTGGTGLTADDVTVDAVGDLFDRSIPGFGELFRWLSYEEVGPMAMASRATAGVVGDRLVFCLPGSENAARTGTEELIAPAVGHLLGLVRQ
- the moaC gene encoding cyclic pyranopterin monophosphate synthase MoaC, whose translation is MTEEFTHVDEDGDAQMVDVGEKAESERRAVARGAIRLTDGTLAAIEADDVEKGDVLTTARIGAIQAVKHTWETIPMCHQIPITNVETEFSVGDDRVELTVAVETVGKTGCEMEALEGVTTGLNVVWDMVKANEKDDDGQYPGTAIEGVEVVEKSVERP
- a CDS encoding molybdopterin synthase, encoding MQVLGIVGHSDAGKTTLVERLTERLSERGRVATVKHCTHPPDVDTEGKDTARHRGAGASETVALTDDGAWFATGEQRSLTETLDELAPEYDYALVEGYSDASIPKVVLGDREAADPVVHRADSGGAADLDAVVDAMLDRDPYVTLEALVGEVKRSADEDRAGAIATFTGRVRARDSPDDPPTEFLEFERYDEVAADRMAELQRSLEDRDGVYAVALHHKTGVVKAGEDIVFVVVLAGHRGEAFRAVEDGINRLKEEVPLFKKEVTVEDEFWAHDR
- the thiC gene encoding phosphomethylpyrimidine synthase ThiC, translated to MTQLDAARAGTITDAMERVAERERVDPEFVRQQVADGQAVIPTNVNHDRLDPMVIGREFATKVNANIGNSEESGDSETELEKLHTAVHHGADTVMDLSTGSDLDEIRTANLAHSPVPIGTVPIYEAVTRVEDPTELTTERLLSVIEKQAQQGVDYMTIHAGVRLEHLPLTDGRTTGIVSRGGSILAKWMEDNQAENPLYTAFDEICAILSEYDVTISLGDGLRPGSLADAGDPAQYAELETLGELTRRAWDHGVQVMVEGPGHVPMDEIAGQVERQQSVCDGAPFYVLGPLVTDIAPGYDHITSAIGATEAARAGAAMLCYVTPKEHLGLPDAEDVRDGLAAYRIAAHAADVANGREGAREWDDALSEARYAFDWQRQFELALDPERARAFHDQTLPGDNYETARFCSMCGVEFCSMRIDQDARDEGGMDEIEIDDTDGTDPETSQAAAVNRPPVGTHDTAAGPTDSPGADD
- a CDS encoding NUDIX hydrolase; translated protein: MMTVDNLWYLSDVASQEAEQTYHHLLEEYDPAVEFSRHRRVSRPRFRTVAEAARDHGAPYGAHTLVYRPDGALLLVRHEGVDKWVLPGGELDGSESFREAALRELSEEGGIEGTIEGLGLLGRVEFYYDDNMAWGVLPVFETRAETTTPRVADPDQEISDAQWFDELPDDTRDREEIQQWRDRRFR
- a CDS encoding DUF1918 domain-containing protein, giving the protein MAFEEDDTVILHDEHSDYDGQEGTVTQVVETMFGDANYTVSFEDGQEQGVPEDNLEAAE
- a CDS encoding RNA-binding protein, with the translated sequence MSSVPFHYVDLRTFCYATEDDRRVEDALRTFLPEEYPIERSQSEGHYGDRIVVLSARVENADEIRHVLSQVATLSDIDAVKAELDDRVDDNCSFFLTFDKQAAFRGEVTRGDGITLRAKVEAYPAKREHAVANARELFEEL
- a CDS encoding RNase P subunit p30 family protein, producing MYEAIHARPDGESTVARQALTASEYGYDGIVVRNHGDNQASYDPGRIADAYDIDVATGIEIRADDPSRASGFLGNYRPDRTIVAVHGGTTAMNRFAVEQPAVDVLAHPMRGSGDFNHVLATAAADNGVRVEFSLGAVVGQSGGSRVRAIQGLRKLRDLVEDADAPYVVSVDPSNHLELRAPRDLVTLGERIGFEPTEMEDGLAEWGRLVDRNRERRSDRFIEPGVSIDE
- a CDS encoding Rpp14/Pop5 family protein; amino-acid sequence: MKHLPKHLRPRWRYLAVAIESWPDTEIDRRSFQRSVWYAAQNLLGDIGSAKTDMNVVDFAFAEGAGHAIVRVRRGRVDEARSALTALGGIDGEHVGIRVRGISGTMRACEEKYIRGPAEPSAQRQVVFEDVTRNAVVRGRRIDVRTDDAFAGATELDLK
- the psmA gene encoding archaeal proteasome endopeptidase complex subunit alpha yields the protein MQGQNQQQAYDRGITIFSPDGRLYQVEYAREAVKRGTASIGVRTADGVVLAVDKRIRSPLMERSSVEKIHKADDHIGIASAGHVADARQLIDLARRQAQVNQLRYGEPVGVETLTKEITDYIQQYTQVGGARPFGVALIIGGIADGEPRLYETDPSGTPYEWKALAVGADRGDIRDYLEEHYDEGMELDAGVDLALEALASVAEDGLSPEGIGVATIDVETETFHELTDDEKAAHIESGDLAGSDSEDEDEDQPE
- a CDS encoding zf-TFIIB domain-containing protein; amino-acid sequence: MDCPRCGDPLESYRLGDSETVACGNCSYLGVPVDHKSESRRRESWDDALDRFNDQKQTVKKVTEISDTDVFSTVTDGAETTAEEPDRETGESEAGDDTDDMAADRETTETGDTVDDDSAEDPPSDESREPASADAGN